The sequence atacatatttctataattgagatgggtcacatgatctagtgctaattgtgtctaccttggttgaattgatcattgaagcttcacattagacgaaagactatctcattgttgatatccacacacaacacacaagtttatgttcaataaatgccatattcatttgtgtgattgtacttgatgaaatgtgttttcacatgctcaatttttgttaattcaagcacaaaaagatttttgagtgttttagatgtttttggaaagtactttgtttgaaaaatctgaaattttccaaaatccaattttgccctgttttggcggcttagtCGCGGGTATATCAAGTCGCGTGCCTCAGTcacgtcttcgcgggtcatttttggcgacttgttcgggagtggaaggtccagtcgcgtagtttactcagagattttcacgactcagctcgcgactcactcgctagtagaccttccagtcgtgaaaaacacttagaggaatttttaaaatttttgtctttgagtgtcttggcggcttgaactggcgactatgtggcgacttaatcaagtcgcaaaaatcgcgtgtttggtagaaataggagcagtttttaaactttttctgttttccctcgaacatttgtgactgttcatcttctctttaAACTATCTCCCTCCCAAACATTCCGTGCTCCTatctccaatctccattgttgcatattttCTGCTAAAATTCTTCAAGTctcaggtatgggttttcagttttgaactcatttctacttgattttgtgtttttccctttgatttttcgCATCTGTTTATATTTtagagatgggtttgtgtttcgaaTATTGCTCTTTGTTCATACTTAGCCTGCGAATACTGTTGCTAGAAATTGATTTGGTCTTAGTTGTTTCCTGTTTGCTCTTCATCCTGTGCTTTACTAAgtgtttcttttaattatttgaacttGAGCTGTTGGGCTGTTTCAAATTGTTCCGTTTGAGGTTGTGTGTTTTACTGTGCTGAATATGCATGCTCTATTGTGTTAATCCATTGGGTGCATCTGTTAGTTTCACAATGCTGTTTTTGAGCCATATCATTTTCCATTATCTGTCTCATTGTCATATATCTGCTTTTAGGTTAGTTTCTATATCTGATGCTTTTATATGTGTTCCCTATCTTAGGCCTGTTTAtccatgtgattgatctaagtagcttatGTTTAAATGTTCAAAGTTCATTTGTATGGATgaaatctctttgttaattacatggtactgactagttctgcacatatattgttctatattgttgtggcctcttctgattgttcacagatggctccctcacctccgaagaagaaaactcctacaaagaaggctgacaaaagattgaaaatggattctaaactgtttaggtcaattcatcactttgagagatacaaggataacttcttgaaagcaggaattatacaagaaagatttgtagatttggaggacttaagacaaacctttatccccagctgttttgaaggaagaggatgggaaaaacttctgagtgatttccctgtagtgtgtgaacccctaattagggaattttactcaaatgctgtgataaaggagaatgagttaagttgctgggttagaggtaaaaaattcattttggatgcacatgtcatagatgatgtactagggcttgaaggattagaagatgaggaatttatcaattacaaggataggagtgtttctattgaaacagttcaacaaaggataggtgggcaaAGGGAagggaaatgtttgaataccactgcctttccagtggacatgaggtgtctaacaataatcatgatgtttaacctctatcccataaagaagttgactacaatcaactgtgctagagcaatttttctgatggatctcaaagaaaagaatttcattgacataagttcccacatatatgataccattgtggatgagacaagaacaacctctaggccaaaattgatctttcccagtttgctaatgaggatttttagaaggaagggtgttccaatccctcaagacatcagtcccatgtccacaccctctgcaattaacaagcttacctgcaaaaggataagtgttaggcttccaggagaagaagatgaaggtgatgaaggagagggtgtcccaatggagactgaagcagaggcagcagggcatgcatcaacctcaacacccaggaggagtggcaaaaggtctagagcatcaacttcttcagatacacctccagatgctttccaaatcattctggaatgacttgatgggatcagagaagtccagactgagcactctgagaggatgagagccatgcaggaccagattgatgttttgtctgcaaaacttgacagcttcaccactcagcctgaacagtgaccctttggccattccggtcaaaaagggggagagataatgacattgatgattgagaagcagaaaagcagctcttaagggggagtaatgtgttgagggggagttgtcaaagttgtcaaaatcagagactttgtttatatatgcttatgttttgggtatttaatgtttttatgggtttgatacactgtgtttttggtgtatagttgtttctaactcttaacctatactcttggtttaaactttaatatattttgatgatgttattcaggatgttttgtgtttgtacccatgtgcttttgtaagcttttagggttaatgttttatgcatagtttgtaggctttatggtatgtaccttgcttaatgcagcctttatgctatgttgaaatcagtactttaatctaaatgtcttgcattttgatttatgtactgtcactcttgtgcccttgtaggattgttcctagatgcatataccttgtgtattatgcattggttgagtgttgagcatacaagtatcttgccttgtgcttgttaacttgtatgtccttgtgttcattccaagtgtgaatgagcactgtgatcactaccttatggtgttcacttggttgatcaagccatggtttgtttcttaactccatctttgcttgatcacatattgcctgtttcatatgcattttataattttctgcttacaatgatcatggtgtattgttgtgtttcaggagtattatgttcatatgattcaagtgcttcacagtttctaaagttaggtgtgagtgagttttgatcaattgttcccaactcacattttaagtctagagtctgttttagggttttgtcacgaaatagccaaaaggggagattgtaaggttgaatttattcaaccatctaattggctttattccgtgtcaaatttgcttgtaattcagcatttagtaaccctgtatttaggtgggtttgatataagggtagtgagtgagatagagtgaagattgctcaagagtgtgcaagaaaacagagactcgcggctgggactcgcgagTGACtggcggctgcaagccgccagacgcagctcacgtgccaagcatgctggaagatgaacagtcatgctagctggagcactacaggacaaaacaggacaactggtcatacggttatctcgcgacttggtcaagccgcaaggtcaagccgcgagccacccctgttttgtaaaacctgacgtttcacattcctcttccactccagtataaataccccttttaccaagccgcaagccacccttgttttgtaaaacctaacgtttcacattcctcttccactccagtataaataccccttttacccacaattgtaagagagcttccagagagatttttgagggagaaaccctaaagaaaaacaagattgattcacccacagtctataccttagagtctcttcaaattcctcaactctcttcctctccattgtcaaatccttgagaggtattataccaaacctggttctcaccatcatcatcactgtgagacagctgtttggatttctgggaagcagttaggaaggaaccaatcttcattggttgatgctacggtctagtagcggaatccgggaagctagaaaagaaaaaggttcggcgcaacctcgttggagcaagaagcttggagggcttagatgcattgggtagattaggcttggagggtctattgctgtccatgtatcccaactgtattttctagtggattttttaccgtttggagggcggcggagaggttttacgccgagagcttcggtttcctcttcgataacacatcgcgtgttgtctttatgtttgcatcttccttcctctctatctttgcctttttattatctactgtggaTTATATTCTGCTTTGGCtttgatagtttttaccaattccatattatagtatatgttaagtttccgcacactagttgtttgacatattgcttgaattggttaagttgtaatttgggggtctaaacgttcaaaggtatttatacacgttttttgaactttcattgtTATTTCGTGTTTGGTTACAAGACTAGCTTATTCGTGAATAATAGAAAGAATAGTTACGTGGAATTGGGATAGCTGACTGGAAATTTTTTAATGGcctttttttgaaaagtgaggCGATGGTGAATGAAGAGTTTGAAATAGGTAATGTGCAACTATCTTGgctcattccaaaaaaaaaactatcttggCTCATTCTAAAATAATTAGTGCACAAAGCTAAAGTGTAAACAGAGTACATTAACTgctttttataagaaaattcgTGGGACTTGAAGTCATTATGATTTGgaacttgaaagttgaaatcatgatttaaattattgtaaattgCAACTTATGTGTATCATGTGTACAATAGAGTGTGTGTATTCGTTGCTTTTTATAAGAGAATTCGTGGGACTTAAGTCATTATGGTGCAATGATAGATCAGCATTCATTGTTGTTTCTTTAGGAGACATCTTGGGTTATTTTGTCTGAGACATGGTCCTTAGGGCCCCTGGTCTTGAGCTTCCCTTGTTCTGTAGTGTATTATGGGTCATTCTCTAGTTTGCTATTGAGTATTGTCAAGAGCTAAAATTCTGATTATGAGAGGTTGGGAATTGGGATGGGTGAGGAAAGAGAAAGCAATTGGTAAAGGTAGCGGGTGGAATAGTAAGAAGATGAGTATGAAAGaaatttattgttgataatGATGACTAGTGAAAGATGAATACCAAATCCACCCAATTTTAAGGAAGATAGCttcatgaataaaaataaataaataaaatgatatattcataacattttcacaatagtattttcatatcaaattttaaatagtaGACTCTTACGATTGTTATTAGTTAGtgaaaaagtaatttcagtattatatttaaattagaactaataataattcatCACCCACGATtagttatgaaaatattgtaaaaatgttacaaacataaatcttttaaaaatttaaatgtcaACACCCACtattaggattagtgcccttaaatcatattttatgctatatatgacattatgttatatgtaataaagttgttttattattatctaaaataatggtaacatgaatatttgaacATTATCATACAGTCtttgagatgcatagtatgtgatttagtcatggaagatataaattacaagttctttgtaaacttaaaatcttagttcgtagtcggtgataaaattgtgcatttcatctgcaaagactataacatgtcaattaagatgatttgttttgatcatgaaaGAGAAGACTTCTAATTGatatgttaatatgttttaagtgtataagacatattgaactgaaccgctatgagatttattattctattaacgattgtcaaatgaataatatatCTCACGACTTTCATTTACATAAACTCTCAATCCTGAGAGAATGGTAAAcccgatcatgaaatgtaggttgctttaatatatcaagagtgagatccAAACAAATGGTCAAAATCTCAAGTATGTTACACAACCTCACGTAATGTTGAAGgaatacatattttcaaaatggaATCCGTAGTCTCtttatagatatataaaatatttcattaagataagtttaatgagtttggctattcagagtgttaggcctaaccactttagcaaagagttactaaagtttatattttatgaaattagatttcataaaatatatatgaataacttaaaggattaaaacAAGTACTCAAGGATCAAAAtgtagtaattttcaaagtgaCAGTTATATATTATGATTTTGTATTACTGCgaatattttgatgaatgggttaaatgtttaataatgttttgggatataatttattaataaggcctagagtgcaattatatttatatggtggtattaaatataattaatggtaattttgaacttgtcaagagttgacagataagTCCAAAGCCTATTGGagttagagttttatttgtccattttggtcccactccaagccacacactaaagcccaattgggctGACCTAAAAGGTTAaactaattagataatcagttatttttttaataagaattattaaaaaaaagcaattgCCAAGTGAAGAAAATATATACGTAtgattaaaagagaaaaatattcaGAGTTTCCTCAAGATACttggtttttttcttaaacaaatacatatagAATTGATTGAGAGACTATACATCTTGAGCACATTGTGGAATTGAAGTGAAGATTGAAAGTCTTCCCAAGTTCAatcttcattttgttttgaatttcactgtaTCAAGGTATGCCttcttattctttgttttttaaaactcaGATGTTGCATGTTATCTTACATGAATAAAGTAGATCCATTTATATTCCGCtgcatatttttttatgagatacaaaactgtatttttccatttttttccaaCTCCCAACTGGATCAAATAAGTGAAAAAGATATGTACGAAAGGTGCCAGAGATGAAAGGTGAGAAAGGTGGTGGTATTTCATCTACAAATACATATTTTCAGGGTCCATTTCATGTGAAAGaataaatatatgtatttaGAGAGTAATAGTATCTAAAAGGCTGCAAATTGACAACAGAGCTTTTTCAATATAACAATTTTCCATGAGTAATGCTAGTCCATGTGGGACACACCTCTACTACTTGCAACTCATCGTATAGTAtaagttttgttattttatgtGGCACAAATGTAAACACttcattttgtaccccttacaactTGGACCCTTGTTCCCTAATGATGTTAGAATCTTAAAGtctaaggttggtttagggcccaatcagatgaaaattgacttgaagaaagtatttatggaaaatataacttattttttgattaaataaactatttttgaaaaagtgagaccACAGAAACCCTAAGacatgcgtacgcatacacaTGTATGCACATGCATGCTCAAGCTTTGCGTACGCATGCTTCATGCATGCGTACTCATACATGTGTATGCATGCGCATGCTAGGGTTCCAGAAACTATGTATGacaaattttctgaatttaaaCTAGGTTTGAAACAGATCCCATATCGATTGAAAGCCATCCTAAACCCctatttttcaactatataaagccataaaaGGTAATTTTTCAAGGAGGACGATTTCCAGTGATAAAACacataagattcactagaaaatagtgaatcaaagaggattttttcacaaaacattctcaagtcaagttttatttgattgggaccGTTTTGagtcttgatctttgagttctAAAGTTTACTAACTTATTTTGAATTGATTGTGACTAGATTGACTGAGAggaacggtcaaaatcaagctctaGAGAGTTCTAGTGTTGAGGTAAAATTTCTAACTTTGGctctttgcttttctttatttttcttttgatcttGGGTTTATATATGTGTTCTATTtgctttaatatgtttttttagtCTAGGTTTGCTTTGTGCTTTTATTCTGAGTATGTTAggttgttaaattttttgtttttgtgtttctgTTATATAGTTTCTGGGTTAGGGTTCTTAGGGCGAGTATGCGTGCATATGCTAAttgcatgcatacgcatactcGTAGTTTGCTTACGCATATAGATGGGCTACGTACACATGCCCTATGTATGCACACACAAACTCTTGTCCAGAAACCTTAATTCACCTTCtgtttgtttttcctttgttttaccTACATGTTTAGCCTCTGTTTAACCTAGTTTTCATATCTGTATACATTTGTTTACCCTGTTTTGTTTCGCTTTGCattgttttatctttttatgCTTATTAGGGTTTTAATTTGCTTAAATACCATGAACATGCTTTTGGATATGGTCATGCATAGATGCTATGATACTGTGAGGTaagtaaggtaagtcatgcacaatactatgaacatgcatttgatttGGTTGATGGGTATGATATGGTTGATATACTTGGTTGAATCCCTTGATTTTGAGGTTTGAATGCTCTAACATGTTGATCATGATCTACCATGTGATGTTTCTGCCCTTAGAGATATATGCTTATATGCGATgatagatgaatgttaggttTGAGGATGATTATGCCATCTTGATtgcttagatgtatgttagtgtgtgtgtgtgtgtgtgtgtgtgtgtgtgagagttaGAATAACATGTTAAATGTgtctttaatgagattaagacttGTAACACAATGAGTGAAAGCCAACTCACGGGTTGAGTGGGATTGGGTGCCTAATATCTTTCCATCCtcatacctaaactccgaacaCGTGCTCTGGTAAAGATCAGCATTTCTACGAAGGGCACTATATTTATGATTCCTAGACCTAAACTAAGTGGCGACTCCGTTTACACCATCTAACATAATCCACCCTAAACCAATATATACTTCCCACGAATTTTTGGAAAAACCCAAAAGAAGAACATCCGTCGCGGGGCACTTGCACCCACAACAAGCAATATTCATTACCTATCATTATAACAATTTCAatttcgtcttcttcttctagtaAATCTAACCACTTCCTTTACCAGagatttattactttttttaatttcactaAAATTTAACATGTCATAATTGTGTTCCTCGTCTTTATGAGAATGAATGTCAAATTTACTGAGTCATACGGCCCACATCCTAACCATTCGGTCATGTGTAACTCTCTTTGAAAATAGTTTACGCGTTTCCTGTCAATATCAGAATTGCAGTAGCCTAGCAGGGACTGGTTGGGATTTAAAATGGATGGAGGGATGGTAAAGGTtgaattcatttttcttttcacaaaatGGCTCAAGGAAAGTATCACGATGAATAGAAAAGCAGTATAAAGCAAAAGTATGCCACATCATTATTTGATTACTTGTGAAAAGCTTTTCTAGGAAGTAAGAAACGTTTCAAGTTAGCAACAAAAGAGATTCTTCtgggttttctctctctaatggCGACTCATAACTCATTGAAAATAGTTGAGGTTTACCGAGTGGTTCCTTTACCAAACTCACAAGATACAACCACCCCAAAGTCCCTCCCTCTCACCTTCTTTGACGTACTCTGGCTAAGGTTCGCACCGGTCCAGCGAGTTTTCTTTTATGAAACCTCTATTTCTATCACAATCTTCTTGGACTCCGTTCTTCCAAAACTTAAGCACTCACTCTCCCTCACACTCCAACACTTCCTCCCTCTTGCCGGTACCCTCATTTGGCCTCCAGAATCTAAACCCATCATCAATTACAAAGAGGGCGATGCAGTTTCATTCACTGTAGCTGAGTCCAATGCTAACTTCTACAATCTCTCAGGCAACAACTTTGTTCAAGCTGTGGAATACCATCCTCTTGTACCCGACTTGGCAACATCCCATGAACGTGCCAAAGTGTTAGCATTGCAAGTCACGATGTTCCCAAACTACGGGTTTTGCATTGGAATTACAGCACACCATGCTGTTCTTGAtggcaaaagctcaaccatgtTTATGAAATCATGGGCTCACTTGTGCAAACTTGGAGGAAATGCTTTGTCCTTGGTACCGGAGCTAACACCAAGCTTTGACAGAATGGTTATTAAGGACCCGGCTGGGCTAGAGGCAAACTTCCTGAATCAGTGGTTGAACCTAGATGGACCACACAACAAGAGCTTAAAGGTGTGGGAGCTAACAACTCCACTAGATCTGGTACGAGGTACGTTTGAGTTGACTTGTACAAAATTAGAAAAGCTCAGGCAGTTGATGAAAAGCGTATTGGAAGAGAACAATAATCAAGAACAAGCACTTCGCTTATCAAGGTTAACACTAACATGTGCCTACACATGGGTTTGCCTAGTTAAGGCAGAAGGGCTAAGAGACAccaatttaattctttttattaatgCAGACGCAAGGCCTCGCTTAGAGCCTCCTACGCCTGCGAATTATTTTGGAAACTGCGTTACTGGTCATCTTGCAGTTGCAGAGAGAAATGACTTGCTGGGAGAAAAGGGGTTGGCTGTGGCAATAAAAGCTATAACCGAAGCTATAAGAAGTTTGGATTATGGGGTACTAAGTGATGCTGAAAACTGGTTGTCACATCTGTTCACTATAAAGAAAGGCGAAGTGGCTCATAGAATTGCTGGAATTGCCGGCTCACCTCGATTTGAGCTTTACAATACAGACTTTGGATGGGGAAAGCCAACAAAGG is a genomic window of Quercus lobata isolate SW786 chromosome 2, ValleyOak3.0 Primary Assembly, whole genome shotgun sequence containing:
- the LOC115975980 gene encoding phenolic glucoside malonyltransferase 1-like codes for the protein MATHNSLKIVEVYRVVPLPNSQDTTTPKSLPLTFFDVLWLRFAPVQRVFFYETSISITIFLDSVLPKLKHSLSLTLQHFLPLAGTLIWPPESKPIINYKEGDAVSFTVAESNANFYNLSGNNFVQAVEYHPLVPDLATSHERAKVLALQVTMFPNYGFCIGITAHHAVLDGKSSTMFMKSWAHLCKLGGNALSLVPELTPSFDRMVIKDPAGLEANFLNQWLNLDGPHNKSLKVWELTTPLDLVRGTFELTCTKLEKLRQLMKSVLEENNNQEQALRLSRLTLTCAYTWVCLVKAEGLRDTNLILFINADARPRLEPPTPANYFGNCVTGHLAVAERNDLLGEKGLAVAIKAITEAIRSLDYGVLSDAENWLSHLFTIKKGEVAHRIAGIAGSPRFELYNTDFGWGKPTKVEMISIDKTGAIRVSESRDDARGIEIGLVLKKHEMEVFASVFAKGLGVL